One Camelina sativa cultivar DH55 chromosome 3, Cs, whole genome shotgun sequence genomic window carries:
- the LOC104777680 gene encoding exocyst complex component SEC3A isoform X2 — MAKSSADDEELRRACEAGIEGTKQSIVMSIRVAKSRGVWGKSGKLGRQMAKPRVLALSVKSKGQRKKAFLRVMKYSSGGVLEPAKMYKLKHLSKVEVITNDPSGCTFTLGFDNLRSQSVAPPQWTMRNTDDRNRLLVCILNICKDVLGRLPKVVGIDIVEMALWAKDNTPVVTTQRSTEDGEPVTETVTESDLKVTVEKELVSQAEEEDMEALLGTYVMGIGEAEAFSERLKRELQALEAANVHAILESEPLVDEVLNGLEAATNIVDDMDEWLGIFNIKLRHMREDIESIETRNNKLEMQSVNNKALIEELDKVIERLRVPSEYAASLTGGSFDEADMLQNIEACEWLAKGLRGLEVPNLDPIYAKMRAVREKRAELEKLKATFVRRASEFLRNYFASLVDFMISDKSYFSQRGQLKRPDHADLRYKCRTYARLLQHLKGLDKNCLGPLRKAYCSSLNLLLRREAREFANELRASTKVSRNPTVWLEGSTGSSQNANTDTSAVSDAYAKMLTIFIPLLVDESSFFAHFMCFEVPALAPPGGAGNDNKNQSNNDDGNDDDDLGIMDIDETDKKIGKTSPDLTALNESLQDLLDGIQEDFYAVVDWAYKIDPLRCISMHGITERYLSGQKADAAGFVRLLLGDLESRVSMQFSRFVDEACHQIERNERNVRQMGVLPYIPRFAALATRMEQYIQGQSRDLVDQAYTKFVSIMFVTLEKIAQQDPKYADILLLENYAAFQNSLYDLANVVPTLAKFYHQASEAYEQACTRHISMIIYYQFERLFQFAKKIEDFMYTITPEEIPFQLGLSKMELRKMLKSSLSGVDKSIAAMYKKLQKNLASEELLPSLWDKCKKEFLDKYESFVQLVAKVYPSENVPGVTEMRGLLASM; from the exons atggcgaAATCAAGCGCCGACGATGAAGAGCTACGGCGAGCTTGCGAGGCTGGGATCGAAGGAACCAAACAATCGATCGTTATGTCGATACGCGTCGCCAAGAGTCGCGGTGTTTGGGGAAAGTCTGGGAAATTGGGTCGTCAAATGGCTAAACCCAGGGTTCTCGCTCTTTCCG TCAAATCGAAGGGTCAACGGAAGAAAGCATTTCTTCGAGTCATGAAGTATTCAAGTGGAGGAGTCCTTGAg CCAGCTAAAATGTATAAACTCAAGCATCTGTCAAAGGTGGAAGTCATTACTAATGACCCAAGTGGATGCACTTTTACCCTG GGGTTTGACAATCTCAGGAGTCAAAGTGTTGCTCCTCCTCAGTGGACCATGCGCAACACTGATGACAG GAACCGACTTTTAGTTTGCATATTGAACATATGCAAAGACGTATTAGGCCGCCTTCCCAAAGTTGTTGGTATAGATATTGTCGAGATGGCCCTTTGGGCTAAG GATAACACTCCAGTAGTCACTACTCAAAGAAGTACAGAAGATGGTGAGCCTGTTACTGAAACCGTAACAGAAAGCGACTTGAAAGTTACTGTTGAGAAAGAACTAGTCTCTCAGGCCGAGGAAGAGGATATGGAGGCTCTCTTGGGaac TTACGTAATGGGCATTGGTGAAGCTGAGGCCTTTTCTGAAAGACTGAAGCGAGAGCTCCAAGCTCTTGAAGCGGCAAATGTACATGCAATTCTGGAAAGCGAACCATTAGTAGATGAG GTTTTGAATGGACTAGAGGCAGCTACAAATATtgttgatgacatggatgaATGGTTAGGAATATTCAACATTAAACTTAGACACATGAGGGAAGACATTGAATCG ATAGAAACTCGAAACAACAAGCTAGAAATGCAGTCTGTAAACAATAAAGCTCTCATTGAGGAACTTGATAAAGTTATTGAGAGACTGCGTGTGCCATCTGAG TATGCAGCATCCCTAACAGGAGGCTCATTTGATGAAGCAGACATGCTCCAAAATATCGAGGCTTGCGAGTGGTTAGCCAAAGGTTTAAGGGGCCTTGAAGTACCCAACTTAGATCCGATCTATGCTAAGATGCGAGCT gtaagagagaaaagagcagaactagaaaaattaaaagctaCTTTTGTAAGGAGAGCTTCTGAGTTCTTGAGAAACTACTTTGCTAGTTTGGTAGATTTCATGATCAGCGACAAAAGCTACTTCTCTCAG AGAGGGCAGCTGAAGAGGCCTGACCATGCAGATTTACGGTATAAATGCAGAACATATGCTCGTCTTTTGCAACATTTAAAG GGTCTTGATAAGAATTGTTTGGGACCATTGAGAAAAGCATACTGTAGCTCTCTGAACTTGCTCCTTCGCCGGGAG GCTCGTGAATTCGCGAATGAGCTTCGTGCAAGCACAAAAGTATCACGAAATCCTACTGTCTGGCTAGAAGGATCTACGGGTTCTAGTCAGAATGCAAACACTGACACCTCTGCAGTGTCAGATGCTTATGCCAAAATGCTAACAATATTCATCCCGCTTCTTGTGGATGAG AGTTCCTTCTTTGCACACTTCATGTGCTTTGAGGTACCAGCTCTTGCTCCTCCTGGAGGTGCTGGCAATGATAATAAAAACCAGTCCAACAATGACGatggtaatgatgatgatgatttggggATCATGGACATTGATGAGACTGACAAAAAAATTG GTAAAACCTCCCCAGACCTGACGGCATTGAATGAATCTCTTCAAGATTTACTTGATGGTATACAG GAGGATTTCTATGCTGTTGTTGACTGGGCATATAAAATTGATCCCCTACGATGTATATCAATGCATGGTATAACTGAACGTTATCTATCTGGTCAGAAAGCTGATGCTGCAGGATTTGTTCGCCTTTTGCTTGGAGATCTGGAGTCGAGGGTTTCTATGCAATTCAGCCGT TTTGTGGATGAAGCTTGTCACCAAATTGAAAGAAATGAACGTAATGTAAGACAGATGGGTGTCTTGCCATATATTCCAAG ATTTGCAGCACTTGCTACTCGTATGGAACAGTACATACAAGGGCAATCTAGAGATTTGGTTGATCAGGCATACACAAAATTT GTAAGCATAATGTTTGTGACCCTCGAGAAGATCGCCCAGCAAGATCCTAAATATGCAGATATTCTCCTTTTAGAAAACTATGCTGCTTTTCAAAATAG CCTGTATGACCTGGCTAATGTTGTACCGACATTAGCCAAGTTCTATCACCAAGCAAGTGAAGCATATGAACAAGCTTGTACGCGCCACATTAGCATGATAATTTACTAC CAATTCGAAAGACTTTTCCAATTTGCTAAAAAGATTGAGGATTTCATGTATACTATCACCCCTGAAGAG ATACCATTTCAGCTTGGTTTGTCGAAAATGGAACTCCGGAAGATGTTAAAATCCAGCTTGTCAGGG GTGGACAAATCGATTGCAGCAATGTATAAGAAATTGCAGAAGAATTTAGCGTCCGAGGAGTTGCTACCATCATTGTGGGATAAATGCAAG AAAGAATTTTTGGACAAGTATGAGAGCTTCGTGCAGCTCGTAGCCAAAGTTTACCCGAGTGAAAACGTTCCTGGAGTAACTGAAATGAGGGGACTTCTTGCTtccatgtaa
- the LOC104777684 gene encoding putative lipoyltransferase-like protein, chloroplastic translates to MIFSIATSSVLNLKLYHHHHSNLNRNRVSASVQMINSENHKNPRKCECFDLYDQLVPYKKAWSWQKSIVNEKKALIDRNQECPDTVILLQHPPVYTMGTGSSEDYLNFDVKDAPFDIYRTERGGEVTYHGPGQLVMYPIINLRNHKMDLHWYLRKLEEVVIRVLSSAFSIKASRLDGFTGVWVGNKKVAAIGIRVSKWMTYHGLALNVTTDLTPFNSIVPCGIRNRGVGSVKGLIEVGEHVNQDMCYTKLDDLELLDVAHESLLKEFSEVFQLQIEKQTGKLMDLCQ, encoded by the exons ATGATTTTTTCCATTGCAACAAGCTCTGTTTTGAACCTGAAgctatatcatcatcatcatagtaACCTCAACAGAAACAGAGTATCAGCATCTGTCCAGATGATAAACTCGGAGAATCACAAAAACCcaagaaa gtgCGAGTGTTTTGATCTCTACGATCAATTGGTTCCATACAAGAAAGCTTGGTCATGGCAAAAAAGCATTGTCAATGAGAAAAAAGCTCTGATTGATAGAAACCAAGAGTGCCCAGATACAGTGATTTTACTACAGCATCCACCAGTTTACACAATGGGAACGGGAAGTTCAGAGGATTATCTCAATTTTGATGTAAAGGATGCTCCTTTTGATATTTATCGAACTGAACGTGGTGGTGAAGTCACTTACCATGGTCCTGGTCAG TTAGTTATGTATCCTATAATCAATCTCCGGAATCACAAGATGGATCTTCATTGGTACCTAAGGAAGCTTGAGGAAGTAGTCATTCGTGTTCTTTCCTCTGCTTTCTCCATCAAAGCTTCTCGTCTTGACGGTTTCACTGGAGTTTGGGTTG GCAATAAGAAAGTGGCGGCGATAGGTATCCGTGTGTCGAAATGGATGACATATCATGGTCTAGCTCTTAATGTCACAACAGATTTAACACCGTTTAACTCAATAGTTCCATGTGGGATAAGAAACCGTGGGGTTGGAAGTGTAAAGGGTTTGATTGAGGTTGGAGAACACGTAAATCAGGACATGTGTTATACTAAGCTTGACGATTTGGAGTTGTTAGATGTAGCTCATGAGTCGTTACTAAAGGAATTCTCTGAAGTTTTCCAGCTCCAAATTGAAAAGCAAACTGGAAAGCTAATGGATTTGTGTCAATG a
- the LOC104777681 gene encoding E3 ubiquitin-protein ligase CHFR-like, whose protein sequence is MTTTAEAGQSSGSKPSGDDDTWAKLVPLDTKFSDMEIKCDDMVICSEIKPSSLEKHEWCRITKNLGQGSATIHNQSSDAILVDEAVIMKDCAVDIMSGSEIVPGPEGQGYLQYRFTIMPAPESRTQLLKISIDPEHAKCSICLNIWHDVVTAAPCLHNFCNGCFSEWMRRSKAKHQHVLCPQCRTTVQYVGKNHFLKNIQEDILNADAALRRPAEDIAVLDSSASIQSNLIVGSKRKRRSNMLSPPLEERDSLRLQCPQCVANIGGYRCEHHGAHLQCHLCQGMMPFRANLQVPLHCKGCDRPFCGAYWSSENVTQGVSSPVCSRDTFRPISERTVTRIPSITHEMNRHEQDITQRCIVHMGKTVPDVVAEWFMRFSNREIDRSRMPLNHAEMITASTHVCNDCYDKLVGFLLYWFRITLPRNHLPADVAAREDCWYGYACRTQHHNEEHARKRNHVCRPTRGNHHF, encoded by the exons ATGACGACGACGGCGGAAGCTGGACAATCCTCTGGTTCGAAACCTTctggtgatgatgatacatGGGCCAAACTGG TTCCTCTCGACACCAAATTCTCAGATATGGAGATTAAGTGCGATGATATGGTTATATGCTCTGAGATTAAACCGTCTTCCTTAGAAAAACATGAATGGTGCAGAATAACAAAGAATTTGGGTCAAGGTTCTGCCACTATACATAATCAGAG TTCCGATGCTATACTTGTTGACGAGGCTGTCATCATGAAAGATTGTGCTGTTGATATCATGAGTGGGTCTGAAATTGTTCCTGGCCCTGAAGGACAAG GGTACTTGCAGTACAGATTTACAATAATGCCTGCTCCAGAATCAAGAACCCAGCTATTAAAG ATTTCCATAGATCCTGAACATGCGAAATGCAGTATCTGCTTAAACATATGGCATGATGTTGTCACAGCTGCACCTTGCCTTCACAATTTCTG TAATGGCTGTTTTTCAGAATGGATGCGGAGATCGAAAGCAAAACATCAACATGTGTTATGTCCACAATGCAGAACAACAGTACAATATGTGGggaaaaatcattttcttaaaaacatACAAGAG GATATATTAAACGCGGATGCTGCACTGAGGCGGCCAGCTGAAGATATTGCAGTGTTGGACTCATCTGCATCGATACAATCAAATCTT ATAGTTGGGAGCAAGAGAAAACGTCGTTCGAATATGCTCTCGCCCCCACTTGAGGAAAGAGATAGCTTGCGTTTGCAATGCCCACAATGTG TTGCTAATATTGGTGGTTATCGGTGTGAACATCATGGTGCACATCTGCAATGCCACCTGTGTCAAGGGATGATGCCCTTCAGAGCCAATCTCCAAGTGCCATTACACT GCAAGGGATGCGATAGGCCGTTTTGTGGTGCTTATTGGAGTTCCGAAAATGTTACACAAGGTGTATCTAGTCCAGTATGCAGTCGTGACACTTTCAGACCT ATCTCGGAACGCACAGTTACAAGGATTCCATCCATAACCCATGAAATGAATCGCCATGAACAAGAT ATAACCCAAAGATGCATTGTCCACATGGGAAAAACTGTGCCGGATGTTGTAGCAGAGTGGTTCATGCGTTTCAGCAATAGAGAAATCG ACCGCTCGAGAATGCCTCTCAATCATGCTGAGATGATAACTGCATCAACACATGTTTGCAA TGATTGTTACGATAAGCTGGTGGGGTTCCTTTTATACTGGTTCCGGATAACACTACCTAGAAATCATTTGCCAGCGGATGTAGCAGCGAGGGAAGATTGTTGGTATGGATACGCATGTAGGACACAACACCACAACGAAGAACATGCTCGTAAACGCAACCATGTATGTCGTCCTACCAGAGGGAATCATCACTTTTAG
- the LOC104777680 gene encoding exocyst complex component SEC3A isoform X1, which yields MAKSSADDEELRRACEAGIEGTKQSIVMSIRVAKSRGVWGKSGKLGRQMAKPRVLALSVKSKGQRKKAFLRVMKYSSGGVLEPAKMYKLKHLSKVEVITNDPSGCTFTLGFDNLRSQSVAPPQWTMRNTDDRNRLLVCILNICKDVLGRLPKVVGIDIVEMALWAKDNTPVVTTQRSTEDGEPVTETVTESDLKVTVEKELVSQAEEEDMEALLGTYVMGIGEAEAFSERLKRELQALEAANVHAILESEPLVDEVLNGLEAATNIVDDMDEWLGIFNIKLRHMREDIESIETRNNKLEMQSVNNKALIEELDKVIERLRVPSEYAASLTGGSFDEADMLQNIEACEWLAKGLRGLEVPNLDPIYAKMRAVREKRAELEKLKATFVRRASEFLRNYFASLVDFMISDKSYFSQRGQLKRPDHADLRYKCRTYARLLQHLKGLDKNCLGPLRKAYCSSLNLLLRREAREFANELRASTKVSRNPTVWLEGSTGSSQNANTDTSAVSDAYAKMLTIFIPLLVDESSFFAHFMCFEVPALAPPGGAGNDNKNQSNNDDGNDDDDLGIMDIDETDKKIGKTSPDLTALNESLQDLLDGIQEDFYAVVDWAYKIDPLRCISMHGITERYLSGQKADAAGFVRLLLGDLESRVSMQFSRVFVDEACHQIERNERNVRQMGVLPYIPRFAALATRMEQYIQGQSRDLVDQAYTKFVSIMFVTLEKIAQQDPKYADILLLENYAAFQNSLYDLANVVPTLAKFYHQASEAYEQACTRHISMIIYYQFERLFQFAKKIEDFMYTITPEEIPFQLGLSKMELRKMLKSSLSGVDKSIAAMYKKLQKNLASEELLPSLWDKCKKEFLDKYESFVQLVAKVYPSENVPGVTEMRGLLASM from the exons atggcgaAATCAAGCGCCGACGATGAAGAGCTACGGCGAGCTTGCGAGGCTGGGATCGAAGGAACCAAACAATCGATCGTTATGTCGATACGCGTCGCCAAGAGTCGCGGTGTTTGGGGAAAGTCTGGGAAATTGGGTCGTCAAATGGCTAAACCCAGGGTTCTCGCTCTTTCCG TCAAATCGAAGGGTCAACGGAAGAAAGCATTTCTTCGAGTCATGAAGTATTCAAGTGGAGGAGTCCTTGAg CCAGCTAAAATGTATAAACTCAAGCATCTGTCAAAGGTGGAAGTCATTACTAATGACCCAAGTGGATGCACTTTTACCCTG GGGTTTGACAATCTCAGGAGTCAAAGTGTTGCTCCTCCTCAGTGGACCATGCGCAACACTGATGACAG GAACCGACTTTTAGTTTGCATATTGAACATATGCAAAGACGTATTAGGCCGCCTTCCCAAAGTTGTTGGTATAGATATTGTCGAGATGGCCCTTTGGGCTAAG GATAACACTCCAGTAGTCACTACTCAAAGAAGTACAGAAGATGGTGAGCCTGTTACTGAAACCGTAACAGAAAGCGACTTGAAAGTTACTGTTGAGAAAGAACTAGTCTCTCAGGCCGAGGAAGAGGATATGGAGGCTCTCTTGGGaac TTACGTAATGGGCATTGGTGAAGCTGAGGCCTTTTCTGAAAGACTGAAGCGAGAGCTCCAAGCTCTTGAAGCGGCAAATGTACATGCAATTCTGGAAAGCGAACCATTAGTAGATGAG GTTTTGAATGGACTAGAGGCAGCTACAAATATtgttgatgacatggatgaATGGTTAGGAATATTCAACATTAAACTTAGACACATGAGGGAAGACATTGAATCG ATAGAAACTCGAAACAACAAGCTAGAAATGCAGTCTGTAAACAATAAAGCTCTCATTGAGGAACTTGATAAAGTTATTGAGAGACTGCGTGTGCCATCTGAG TATGCAGCATCCCTAACAGGAGGCTCATTTGATGAAGCAGACATGCTCCAAAATATCGAGGCTTGCGAGTGGTTAGCCAAAGGTTTAAGGGGCCTTGAAGTACCCAACTTAGATCCGATCTATGCTAAGATGCGAGCT gtaagagagaaaagagcagaactagaaaaattaaaagctaCTTTTGTAAGGAGAGCTTCTGAGTTCTTGAGAAACTACTTTGCTAGTTTGGTAGATTTCATGATCAGCGACAAAAGCTACTTCTCTCAG AGAGGGCAGCTGAAGAGGCCTGACCATGCAGATTTACGGTATAAATGCAGAACATATGCTCGTCTTTTGCAACATTTAAAG GGTCTTGATAAGAATTGTTTGGGACCATTGAGAAAAGCATACTGTAGCTCTCTGAACTTGCTCCTTCGCCGGGAG GCTCGTGAATTCGCGAATGAGCTTCGTGCAAGCACAAAAGTATCACGAAATCCTACTGTCTGGCTAGAAGGATCTACGGGTTCTAGTCAGAATGCAAACACTGACACCTCTGCAGTGTCAGATGCTTATGCCAAAATGCTAACAATATTCATCCCGCTTCTTGTGGATGAG AGTTCCTTCTTTGCACACTTCATGTGCTTTGAGGTACCAGCTCTTGCTCCTCCTGGAGGTGCTGGCAATGATAATAAAAACCAGTCCAACAATGACGatggtaatgatgatgatgatttggggATCATGGACATTGATGAGACTGACAAAAAAATTG GTAAAACCTCCCCAGACCTGACGGCATTGAATGAATCTCTTCAAGATTTACTTGATGGTATACAG GAGGATTTCTATGCTGTTGTTGACTGGGCATATAAAATTGATCCCCTACGATGTATATCAATGCATGGTATAACTGAACGTTATCTATCTGGTCAGAAAGCTGATGCTGCAGGATTTGTTCGCCTTTTGCTTGGAGATCTGGAGTCGAGGGTTTCTATGCAATTCAGCCGTGTA TTTGTGGATGAAGCTTGTCACCAAATTGAAAGAAATGAACGTAATGTAAGACAGATGGGTGTCTTGCCATATATTCCAAG ATTTGCAGCACTTGCTACTCGTATGGAACAGTACATACAAGGGCAATCTAGAGATTTGGTTGATCAGGCATACACAAAATTT GTAAGCATAATGTTTGTGACCCTCGAGAAGATCGCCCAGCAAGATCCTAAATATGCAGATATTCTCCTTTTAGAAAACTATGCTGCTTTTCAAAATAG CCTGTATGACCTGGCTAATGTTGTACCGACATTAGCCAAGTTCTATCACCAAGCAAGTGAAGCATATGAACAAGCTTGTACGCGCCACATTAGCATGATAATTTACTAC CAATTCGAAAGACTTTTCCAATTTGCTAAAAAGATTGAGGATTTCATGTATACTATCACCCCTGAAGAG ATACCATTTCAGCTTGGTTTGTCGAAAATGGAACTCCGGAAGATGTTAAAATCCAGCTTGTCAGGG GTGGACAAATCGATTGCAGCAATGTATAAGAAATTGCAGAAGAATTTAGCGTCCGAGGAGTTGCTACCATCATTGTGGGATAAATGCAAG AAAGAATTTTTGGACAAGTATGAGAGCTTCGTGCAGCTCGTAGCCAAAGTTTACCCGAGTGAAAACGTTCCTGGAGTAACTGAAATGAGGGGACTTCTTGCTtccatgtaa